A window of Bacillus sp. DX3.1 genomic DNA:
TTGAAATAACTGGAGTTAAAGATCAAGTGAAATATGCGATTGAGTATTTGGGCACATTTGATGCTGCGAATAAAAAAGCAGAGAAAATAACAACTATTGAGGATTTAGCTTCAGTAATTGAATTAATAGATCAGTCAATGAAACTAGGATATCAACAAACTCCTGCAAAGAACTTGATGAAGAAGTACTCTAATTTTATGTTTGACAAGGGGAAAGAGGCCTTTGAAGGAAAGAATTTTGATGCAGCATATAAATGTTTTGAGTTTTTAACTCGTCCACAATATGCAACAACTATTGATGGGGAATTGCGCCAAACAGCAATGGATTATTTAGAAAAAATTAAAGAAATGGATACCCAAAAATAAATATATGTGAAGTTCACCATCTTACCTCAATAAGATGGTGAACTTATTCCCAATAAGGAGTGAAAGAGAATGAGTTTACTAGAAATTTGTCCATTAGATGAGGCGCTAGTAGAAGCACTGCAGAATGAAGAAAAAAGGGGTCGCTTTTACGATATTTTACAAAAATCAGATTTATATGTTGTCGCTTCTGTAGAAGGGGACACAAAAATGGATGAGGAGGGAAACTTCATTTCTACAGAAAATACCCAATTGCAAATTCATTATTTTGAAATGGAAGACGGGTTAATGTTACCGCTTTATTCTGATTTAAAGCATTTAGAGACAGTAATTCCAGAAGAATGTCCATATGTTTGTATGAATGCTATTGAATTATTGCAGACGATAGATTTAGAGGCAAATGTGATTTTAAATCTAGGGACACCTTTTCAAAAATTGTTTGTAAAAGAAGAAATCGAAGCCATTTGTGATGGGAGTATCTTTGATATTTTTTCTAAAGAAGTATAAGCAATAATTGATGCGCTTCCTATTCTTTTTGGTATAAAATAGAGGAAGGTGGGAGAAAGTTTGGAGATTAAAGTCAAACCTGAACAACTCGAGCAAATTGCCAAAAACATCTCAGCGATGCAAAAACATAGCCAAAATATACAGCAGAATCTCAATCAATCGATGTTCAGTATTCAAATGCAGTGGCAAGGAGCAACGAGTCAGCGTTTTTACGGGGAGTATATGAGATCGACGAAACTAATGGAAGGGTATATACATAACTTACAAGAAACAGAAAAAGATTTACGGCGCATTGCCCAAAAGTTTCGTCAAACAGATCAAGAATATCAAAAGAAACAAGCAGAAAAAGTAAAAAAAGCACCTGAAAAAGAAAAGAAAGAAGAAAAAGCATGGTGGGAAAAGGCACGCGATGAAGCAGCAGAATTTTTCGGTGTGAATGACGCCATCAGAGCATTTACAGGGAAAGACCCTGTCACAGGTAAAGAGCTATCTACAAAAGAAAGACTCATTGCGGCAGGTTGGACGCTTTTGAACGTTATTCCGGTTGGAAAAGTCCTTAGTACTGCTGGGAAAGTAATTAAGTATGGCGGAAAAATGGTCGTAGAAGCAGTAGAGAAAGGCGGAAAAGCCCTTCTTGATGGAGCGAAGAAAGTGCCAAGTAAGCTAAAAGAAGGCGTATCCTTCGTCGCTTCTAAAACTAAAAGTCTGGTTAATAAAGTAGGAGATCTTTGGAATAAAGGGAAAACAGCAGTTAAAAACACCTTTGTACAAGCAGGTAAGAAAGTTCGACACGCAATTAAAACATTGACAGAGTATAAATGGATCCCTGGTGGTGGCGAGAAGGGTGCTGGTAAGGGAGCAGGTAAAGGCTTTGAGGGACTAAGTGGTGATGCACGAAAAATACAAACAGTTGTACTAGATGAAAAAAATCTAAGAATAATGTCTACAAAAGAATTAAGAGCTTTTAAGAATTCAATGGGGAATAAAGGAATTAAAGTTATTATAGATAAAAAAGGTACACTTTTTCCTAAACCGAATGTGGCAGCAATGTTTGATCCTCAAACGGGTAGAATAATATTAAGGTCTGAGCCTCGTATATTAGATAGTTTTCATGAAAGCTATCATGCAGAGCAGTGGTTGGATTTGGGAAAACCAGACTATTTAACCCAGTCCATGCTACAGAGAGAGGAATTTGTATACAGTACAATAATGAAAAATAAGAATTTCTTCACTAAAGAAGAAATATATGAAGCACAACGTTACATTGAGAGATGCAGAACTGGAGAATGGCCGCCAATTGGTTGGAAGGGATATGATTAGAAATGAACACTAATTTAAATGCAGAAAAAGCAACTGAGCTTGCACAGCTTTATATAAAAGAGCACAATGTTCCCTGGATAATTAAGACACCTGCTCAATTTCATCAAAATTTTTTTAGTATACATGGAAATGTTTGGATTGTTGAGGCGGAATTAAAACTTAATGCGGATGAACGATTAAAAAATTTTATAATATCAGATGAGGTGGGAGAAATAGAATATATAGCTTTCGGTATAGATATCATAGAGAAAATAAATAAAAACAATCCTAAATTAAATACTAAAAAAGCTATAGAAATCGTTCAAGATTCTATTGAAAAAGGAGATTTAGTTGGAGAAATAGAAAAACCGATTTTCTTTTATGAAAATGTAATGGATATTGAGTGTTATGCTTGGGTTGTAGATGTTAAGCTACCACCATCACAATTTGATCTGATAGGGGACGCTGTGTTTATTTCTGATGAAAGTGGTGCTATTGAAGATATAAGAAATCTTTAAATACTGATGAATATAAAAAAAGAACTCTTACAAATGGTAAATTTGAAAAAGTGGATTTGGAAAATGCAAATTTATCAGAAGTAGATGCTAGAAATGCAAATTTAATAGGAGTGACCCTTTAAAATGGGAATTTTACGGATGCGGATTTTACCGGTGCTAAACTTGATAATGTGGTTTGGAAGGGAGCAAATGTAGAAGGCGCTAAGTTTGATGAAAATGTTAAGGAACAAGTATTAAAGCTGATCTAGAAGTTTATTCAGAGTCGTATGTACACTTAATGAGATATATTGAAAAGGTTTATTCTACTTTGAAACTTGAGGTGGAATAAGCCTTTTTTGTGTCATGTTAAAAACAAATGAAGTCATTTTGTTTCAACTGGTTGAAGTAGTTTAAATTTATGACTAAGCGATTTGTTTGACGAAATCTCAAACATCTTTCAAAATAGGAGATAATGAGTGGGGAGAAGGTTTGGAGATTAAAGTCAAACCTGAACAACTCGAACAAATTGCCAAAAACATCTCAGCGATGCAAAAACATAGCCAAAATATACAGCAGAATCTCAATCAATCGATGTTCAGTATTCAAATGCAGTGGCAAGGAGCAACGAGTCAGCGTTTTTACGGGGAGTATGTGCGATCGACGAAACTAATGGAAGGGTATATACATAACTTACAAGAAACAGAAAAAGATTTACGGCGCATTGCCCAAAAGTTTCGTCAAGCAGATGATGAATATCAGAAGAAACAAGCAGAAAAAGTAAAAAAAACACCTAAAAAAGAAAAGAAAGAAGAAAAAGCATGGTGGGAAAAGGCACGCGATGAAGCAGCAGAATTTTTCGGTGTGAATGACGCCATCAGAGCATTTACAGGGAAAGACCCTGTCACAGGTAAAGAGCTATCTACAAAAGAAAGACTCATTGCTGCAGGTTGGACGCTTCTGAACGTTATTCCGGTTGGAAAAGTCGTCAGTGTTGGTGGAAAAGTAATTAAGTATGGCGGAAAGAAGGTCGTAGAAGCAGTAGAGAAAGGCGGAAAAGCCCTTCTTGATGGAGCGAAGAAAGTGTCAAGTAAGCTACAAGAAGGCGTATCCTTCGTCGCTTCTAAAACTAAAGGCCTGGTTAATAAAGTAGGAGACTTGTGGAATAAAGGAAAAACTACTGTTAAAAATGCCTTTGTTCAAGCAGATAAAAAGATCCAGCATGCGATTAAAACATTGGTAGAATATGAGTGGATTCCTGGAGGAAAGGCCTTTTCGGTAGCAGGTGGAGGTAAAGTCGGAGGATCAAACTCTCTGAAAGATGCGTATCAGTATACGAAAGAGACTGTGGAGAGGGTTTTTGGTACGGGAGGTAGTAATGCTAACCGGGCTATTATTAGTTCTGAAATGGAAGAGAAAATACTATATGGTCAAAGGAAAGTACCACCTAAAAATGATTTCATAGGTGGACATTCCCCAAACATAAACAATACACATCCTAACTATGCAGTTGAAGAAATAAAAGTTAATGCAGATGGAACGAGGAATGTTAAATTCACTACCCAATTTTCTGATGGAAATTTAGCGAAAACTAAATCAAGCACTCTATTTCCAGGTACATGGAGTGATCAGCAAATTATTAATAGTATAAAAGAGGTTGGACATATGCCTGCTATTGGACAAAGAGCAAGAGATGGAGCTACCCTCCATAGAGCTACAATTAATGGTGTTCAAATAGAAGTGATTAAAATAGGTGATGAAGTTGTATCTGGATATCCAACTGGTGGAGGTGCTACACAGCTTTTAAACGGTTTTACTACACCTTAATATTATAGATAATTAAAGGAGATTTTTAAATGTATAAAGAATTTGAGGATTATCTTTTGGGATATTTTACAGACGGCTATTGGTATGATGAAGGATTTTCAATTGCCCAAGAAATGTTACTGGAATTCTCTTCTCATGATTGGGAAGAATTACTTAATACGGCAGTAACCAACCCTTTAGAGTGGCAAAGAAGGTTAGCTTACTGTTTGGATAATGAATGTAGTATGAATGAATTGAAAGTGCTATTAACAATGCTGGATACAGACGATAAAGAACTATTCGAAACATGCGTAGATACGTTGAGAAGCTTTACAAGTCCAGAAAGTAAACAGCTTATATTGGAAAATCCCTCAATTATGCAGCGAGTAAGTGATTTAATTCCACAAGCTGGTGTTGCAACTAGAAAAATATTAGAAGACTTTCTTAGTAAGATTCAATCATAGTAACATAATGGTCATGCTGCACATAGACAAAAGAAAGAGAATCCAAGGAATTAATCCTCCTATGGGTTCTCTTTTCTGTTTTTCAAGATTTTCATATTCATAATCTTATTTTCTTTAAGCTCATCTGAACCCTTGCGGACAATTTCGTTCAGCCTTTTGTAGTATAGATAATCAGCAATTTCCGCCATATGCTCATTCCGCCAAGCAAAAATGCCAATGATTTGGTCAAGATAGCCTCGTTCGGCATTTCCATCCTTCCTTTCTCTAGCAAGCTTTGCTTTTGCTCGTAAATCTTCTACAGTATTCATAATATCTACAATGTCAGTGACAGAGTTGTTAAGAGCAGAAAATCGTTCCTCTTTCCATTGATAATACTCGTAGTCTTTCATCAGAATATCGTTAGGTGTTACATTGAGAATATCACTAAGTTCTACAAGTTTCTCGATAGACGGTTTGTAAACTCTTCTCTCCATTTGTGAAATACTTTGAATGTTCATACCTTCATCGCTTCTAAAACCAAAGGCCTGGCTAATAAAGTAGGAGACCTGTGGAATAAAGGAAAAACAACAGTTAAAAATACCTTTGTATAAGCAGATAAGAAATTCCGTTATGCTATCAAAACATTGCGAAAGTATACACCGATTTTGGGAAAAGAGCCTGCCCTTGCGACACAAGGTACAGGACAGCACTCTCTGAAAGATGCGTATCAGTTTATGAAAGAGACTGGGGAGAGGGTTTTTGGTAAGGGAGGTAGTAAGGCTAAAAATTTACAACTAGAAGACTTTACAAAAGAAGTCTTGAAAACTAAGCCTATGAATTCTCCAAGACCTGAAAGGTGGTTATTAAAACAAGGAGGGAAAATTTCTATTGACGACAAGGGAGTTTGGACATATACAAATAAAAATGAGCAGTCAGTAAGATACCCAAACGGATATCCTGATTTTACACCTTATGCCCATCCAGATATACCGCCGGTTACAATTAAAGTCCATTCTCCAAAAAATAATCAAAAAGATTTTGAAGCAGCAAATGTAAAGGAAATGTTAAAATATTGAAAATTCATCAAACTGAAAGTAGATTGTTTGTATTTGGAAATAATCCGAACCATACTGAGGTTACAATATTCCGAAATAAAGTATTAAAATGGAAAAGAGAGAATAGATTACGATAATGATTTATAACAAAAGGAGAGAGTGTTTTGCCTAGTGAAACAAATTTAATGCCAGGGATTTGGTATGGCCCTGTTAAGAAAAACGAGGATATTACACTGTTGAAAAATAATTTTACGGCTATTACTTCTGAAAAAGATTGTATTCTATCCGTTATAGAAGTTTTAAAGTCTGGAGACTTTACGATAAAAAATATACTTATTGATTTAATGAATACTACAAAGAATGAAGCAGTTTTGAATTTATGTATAAGGTTATTTTGTTCAGTTTCTAATCATGATGATTTATTAAATAGTAATAATCTGAAGTTTTTGTCTGAGATTTCGGATTCAAATGCTGATACTTTTGCTTCTTGTGCACCAACAACATTATCATATGATGTGGTTCCTTATTTACTCGCTATGTTAGAAGAATGGGAAGATACATATGTAGAACAAACGATTAAAGATTCTCTGGATACAATACTTGGATATACAAAGTATCTTTCCGAAGAAGCTACTGTGGAAGAAATAGGACAATTTTATTTAGAAAAAAGAGATAGTTTAGATGCTGAAAGCTATTATTATAGTCAGCAATTTGTATTTCCTGGAGACTTAGCAAAAAAGCTAATTGAGAAATCATTTATCGCAGCGAAAACAAATTCAAGATTAGAGATGGGGATAATTCCTTCACTACTTTCAATATGGAGTGGTGTTAAATGTCCAGTTGAATATGATACGGTAATCAATGATAATAAACTTAAAGAGACTATTAGTTATATTGACAAACTATCGAAAATGGATTGGCAAACAGGTGTTAAATATTTTTATGCAAATCCAGTCTAGTAGATATTTAATACTATCAAAGTAAATAGAAATTTAATAGCTATTAATCATAGTTAACTGGATATTCCAATCAGTTATATTAATATATTCAGGAGATATTAAAGAGGGGATGCTGTGCATTCCCTCTTTTGTTCGTATAGTAGAATAGAGATAAATGCTATTACAGAATAAATAGTCAGAAAAATCAGGAGAGTATGTACCGAAATTTGGTGGAGGGCCTTCTCTCGCGACAGAAGCTGCAGGCGTGGTTTCTGGTGGAGGAAAGCAGTCTTTGAAAGATGATGTGTATCAGTTTATGAAGGCGGCTGGGAAGCACTCAGATAACACTCCATTAACTGGTAAAGATGTTTATGGCCCTTATTATGATGAAGCTGTTGATTTATATAAAACTAAACCTGATTGGTTTTCTAATCCTGACGAGTCTATAATTGTTCAAGGAGATGATCTAGCAAAAGCTAGAGCTGACTACAGATCTTTAGTGAGAAAGGGTGAGCTTGAAAAAGGACACCATATTCAAGGCCTTTGGTCAGGCTGTTAGTAACGGTGATAAAATCCTTCATAATGACGGTTCCAAATTCCCCTAAAATAACGGACAATGGTTTCAAAACTACAATGACGGAGTGGAGAAACTATGGTCAAGATTGGGGAATTTTTTATGATTAGAGAATTGTATCAAAAAGGATGGACAATTAAAGCGATATCCAAAGAAACAGGATTTGATCCAAAAACAATTCGAAAATATATCCAACAAGATGAATTGCCGTCCAAAAAGAAAGTAGAGAAAAAGCCAAGTAAATTAGATACATATAAACCCTACGTTCTTCAAAGAATCAAGGAAGGTACTACAAATTGTGCAGTGTTATACGATGAAATTGTATCAATGGGATACCAAGGAAAGCCTACCATTCTGCGCGATTTTGTCAGACCTCATCGATAAAATCCTAAAAAACAAGCAACCTTACGGTTTGAAACACCGCCTGGTAAACAAGCTCAAATGGATTGGGGATACATAGGGAAAATAAAGATTAACGGAAAAGAACAAGATGTATATACATTTGTAATAGTGTTAGGTTACTCCAGAATGAAATATGTTGAATTTACAACAAGTATGGATTTAGAAACTTTAATGAAATGCCATATGAATGCATTTGCTTATTTTAATGGCGTTCCTGAACAAATTCTTTATGACAATATGAAAACTGTTGTAGTTAAACATACACCAGTAGAGGTTCGATTTAATCGAAGGTTCGAAGACTTCCTATCCTATTATGGAATTGTGCCGAAGGCGTGTAAGCCATATCGTCCACAAACAAAAGGAAAAGTAGAGAATGTAGTGGGATATCTTAAAAAGAATTTTATGCAGCGTAAACATACATTCACTTTAGAATCATTAAATGATGATGTAAGAGATTGGTTAAATCAAACGGCAAATCGTAAACCAAATGGAACAACAAAAGAAGCTCCAATCGCAAGATATCAAGTTGAGGAAAAATATTTAGGAAAGTCCAATACAAAACCAGCCTTTCCAATTACAAGATGGGAAATACGAGAAGTTAGTAAGGATTGTTTTATCTCTTATCAAGGAAAACGTTACTCTGTACCGTTTCGATTCGTAGGAAAACAAGTGAAGGTAAAAGAGACACTTGATCACCATCTTGAAATATATGATGAATTAGAATGCATCACAACACATCCAATTCTTACAGGTAAGACTGAAACGCATGTGAACCTTGAACATTATAAAGGGCTGAATGCGACAACAAAAGGTTTGGCGACCCGTCACATTCAACCCGATGAAACTAGAAGTAGAACAACGTTCTCTTCAAGTGTATGAACAATTAGAAGGGAGTGATTCTGTATGACCACTCAACTTCTAAATGAACGCTTAATCAAAGTTGGATGGCATCATATTGCCGACCAAATCGATGGTCTTTTAGAAGATGCATCTAAACATAATGTACCATATTCTGAATTTCTAAACACTCTTCTTTTACATGAAATTGAAAAAAGAGAAGCATCAGCTTTACAGAAACGAATACAACAAGCGAAACTTCCGTTTCATAAAACAATTCATGAATTTGATTTTACTTTTCAGCCTAGCATTAGTGAAAAGCGCGTGAAAGAAGTATTAACATGTCGTTTTATTAATAATGGGGAAAATGTCCTACTTTTAGGCCCGCCAGGAGTTGGGAAAACACATTTATCAATTGCATTTTCAAGCGAAGCTATCATGAAAGGCTATACAGCACTTTTTCTGCGGGCTGATGATTTTATTAATGAGTGTAAGAAGGCCCATACCAAGGGACTATTGAACCGAGTAATCAAACGTTGGAGCCGTCCAGATCTTCTTATCATTGACGAACTAGGCTATTTTCCCTTTGATGAATTAAGTGCCAATATCTTCTTTCAAATCATTTCAAAGCGATATGAACAAGGAGGCGCACTCATTGTAACTTCAAATAAATCTTTTATAGAGTGGGGGGGAATTTTTGGAGATGAAGTATTAGCCACAGCCATTTTAGACCGACTTTTACATCACGCAACAACATTTAATATTAAGGGAGATTCATATAGGCTTCGTGAGAAGCAAAAAGCTGGAATACAGCCAACAACATTAAATCGCTAATAAAAGGGAATTTGTTTCCGTTGAAAAAAGGGAATTTCAATACGTTATTGACACAGGCGGAGAAAATGTGCAATCAAATATAAAGTTTACTGGTGAATCTACTATTAAGAGTGAAAAGCTTTCAGGATTAAATTTAGATTTTTATCATCAAAAAGGATATGGCAAAGAGAAGAGGGCTTGAGAAAATAATTTGAAGAGATGTATCCGTTGGAAAATTCTATAAACTTAATGAATGATATATGGTATGGACCAAAAAGAAATCCAGGTGAGATTGATAAATTGAGAGAGTTACTTACTAAAATTTCAACTGAAAAAGATTGTATACTTTTGATAAATGAATTGTTAAAAGTAGGGGATTTTTCAGTAAAAGAGTTATTGGTCCAACTTTTAAATTCTTCTAAAGAAGACAATGTTTTAAATCTAAGTATAAGATTATTTTGTTCAATAGCAACACACGACGATTTATTAGATAACAAAAAAATGAATTTTTTGTCAGGTGCTTCTGAAAACAGTGTAGCTACTTTTGCTTCTTGTGCAATAGATACTATGTCTTATCAAGTAATACCATATTTATTAGCGCTTCTTGAGGAATGGGAGGATACAGAAGTAGAGGATGGAATTAGAAATTCTTTAGAAATATTATTGAATTATTCTGAAGTTTGTGGTGAGAATGCTGCTGTTGATGATATTGGAGAAATATATCTTGAGTATATAAATACAATAGATACTAATCTGTATTATTATTTTAGAAAACCTGTATTCCCAGGAGATTTAGCTAAAGAGCTAATTCAAAAATCAATGATATCATTGAAATTTTAAAAAAATCTTGGTATAGACATAGTTCCTACGTTGTTGTCGATTTGGAGTGGGGTAAAGTGTCCTGTTGAATATAATCAAATAGTTGATGATAAAAAATACAAAGAAGTAATTGATTATATTACTAAACTTTCAAATTTTGATTGGAAAGTAGGAAAAAAATATTTTTATGGGAATGTATTAGATTGAAAAAACATCTAATTTTAAATAAAGAAATAGTTGAGTTTTATGAAGCCAATAATTTACATGGTAGTGTTGGAGAAAACATAACTTTTTATCAAATTGAGAGAAGAATTACAATGGAGCTTGACTCATATTATTGACTATAATCATCTTACACAGAGGATGAATTAAAAATAAAGATTGGTTGACTTGAATCTAATAGAGTAACAGCCTTTAAAATCGAATCAAAATATTTACAGTTAATAATAATGAAATAATTGATGTCTCAGTATTAATATTTGTTTAAGGAAATGAAATTACTAAAATTGTGCTAACCAGCGAAAATGATATTCTTGTAATAGAAATTGAAGCTGAGAGTGTGAATGGTTTGAATTTGTAAATTAAA
This region includes:
- the imm47 gene encoding Imm47 family immunity protein, with the protein product MPSETNLMPGIWYGPVKKNEDITLLKNNFTAITSEKDCILSVIEVLKSGDFTIKNILIDLMNTTKNEAVLNLCIRLFCSVSNHDDLLNSNNLKFLSEISDSNADTFASCAPTTLSYDVVPYLLAMLEEWEDTYVEQTIKDSLDTILGYTKYLSEEATVEEIGQFYLEKRDSLDAESYYYSQQFVFPGDLAKKLIEKSFIAAKTNSRLEMGIIPSLLSIWSGVKCPVEYDTVINDNKLKETISYIDKLSKMDWQTGVKYFYANPV
- a CDS encoding SseB family protein, producing the protein MSLLEICPLDEALVEALQNEEKRGRFYDILQKSDLYVVASVEGDTKMDEEGNFISTENTQLQIHYFEMEDGLMLPLYSDLKHLETVIPEECPYVCMNAIELLQTIDLEANVILNLGTPFQKLFVKEEIEAICDGSIFDIFSKEV
- a CDS encoding helix-turn-helix transcriptional regulator, whose amino-acid sequence is MNIQSISQMERRVYKPSIEKLVELSDILNVTPNDILMKDYEYYQWKEERFSALNNSVTDIVDIMNTVEDLRAKAKLARERKDGNAERGYLDQIIGIFAWRNEHMAEIADYLYYKRLNEIVRKGSDELKENKIMNMKILKNRKENP
- a CDS encoding WXG100 family type VII secretion target, with translation MEIKVKPEQLEQIAKNISAMQKHSQNIQQNLNQSMFSIQMQWQGATSQRFYGEYVRSTKLMEGYIHNLQETEKDLRRIAQKFRQADDEYQKKQAEKVKKTPKKEKKEEKAWWEKARDEAAEFFGVNDAIRAFTGKDPVTGKELSTKERLIAAGWTLLNVIPVGKVVSVGGKVIKYGGKKVVEAVEKGGKALLDGAKKVSSKLQEGVSFVASKTKGLVNKVGDLWNKGKTTVKNAFVQADKKIQHAIKTLVEYEWIPGGKAFSVAGGGKVGGSNSLKDAYQYTKETVERVFGTGGSNANRAIISSEMEEKILYGQRKVPPKNDFIGGHSPNINNTHPNYAVEEIKVNADGTRNVKFTTQFSDGNLAKTKSSTLFPGTWSDQQIINSIKEVGHMPAIGQRARDGATLHRATINGVQIEVIKIGDEVVSGYPTGGGATQLLNGFTTP
- the istB gene encoding IS21-like element helper ATPase IstB produces the protein MTTQLLNERLIKVGWHHIADQIDGLLEDASKHNVPYSEFLNTLLLHEIEKREASALQKRIQQAKLPFHKTIHEFDFTFQPSISEKRVKEVLTCRFINNGENVLLLGPPGVGKTHLSIAFSSEAIMKGYTALFLRADDFINECKKAHTKGLLNRVIKRWSRPDLLIIDELGYFPFDELSANIFFQIISKRYEQGGALIVTSNKSFIEWGGIFGDEVLATAILDRLLHHATTFNIKGDSYRLREKQKAGIQPTTLNR
- a CDS encoding WXG100 family type VII secretion target, which translates into the protein MEIKVKPEQLEQIAKNISAMQKHSQNIQQNLNQSMFSIQMQWQGATSQRFYGEYMRSTKLMEGYIHNLQETEKDLRRIAQKFRQTDQEYQKKQAEKVKKAPEKEKKEEKAWWEKARDEAAEFFGVNDAIRAFTGKDPVTGKELSTKERLIAAGWTLLNVIPVGKVLSTAGKVIKYGGKMVVEAVEKGGKALLDGAKKVPSKLKEGVSFVASKTKSLVNKVGDLWNKGKTAVKNTFVQAGKKVRHAIKTLTEYKWIPGGGEKGAGKGAGKGFEGLSGDARKIQTVVLDEKNLRIMSTKELRAFKNSMGNKGIKVIIDKKGTLFPKPNVAAMFDPQTGRIILRSEPRILDSFHESYHAEQWLDLGKPDYLTQSMLQREEFVYSTIMKNKNFFTKEEIYEAQRYIERCRTGEWPPIGWKGYD